Proteins co-encoded in one Christiangramia fulva genomic window:
- a CDS encoding superoxide dismutase codes for MSFELPKLKYAFDALEPHIDARTMEIHHDKHHGGYTKKLNAAIEGTDMDGKNIENILHNLDMSNSAVRNNGGGYYNHSLFWEIMSPNGGGKPEGELAEAIDKEFGSFEAFKDEFSKAAAGQFGSGWAWLCVHKGGKLDICSTPNQDNPIMPEVGCGGTPILGLDVWEHAYYLHYQNKRPEYIDAFFNVINWKEVSSRYAKAK; via the coding sequence ATGTCTTTTGAGTTACCGAAATTAAAATATGCGTTTGACGCACTAGAGCCACATATCGATGCCAGAACCATGGAAATTCACCATGATAAGCACCACGGTGGTTACACTAAAAAGCTAAATGCAGCTATCGAAGGTACAGATATGGATGGAAAAAATATCGAGAATATTTTACACAATCTTGATATGTCTAACAGCGCCGTTCGTAATAATGGGGGTGGATATTATAACCACAGTCTTTTTTGGGAAATAATGTCTCCTAATGGCGGTGGAAAACCGGAAGGTGAACTTGCTGAAGCTATAGATAAAGAATTTGGTTCTTTTGAGGCATTCAAAGATGAATTTTCTAAAGCTGCTGCAGGACAATTTGGTTCCGGATGGGCCTGGCTTTGTGTTCATAAAGGAGGAAAATTAGATATTTGTTCCACTCCAAACCAGGATAACCCGATTATGCCTGAAGTTGGTTGCGGCGGTACTCCTATCCTCGGACTGGATGTTTGGGAACATGCATATTATCTACATTATCAAAATAAACGTCCTGAGTATATAGATGCATTTTTTAATGTTATAAACTGGAAAGAAGTTTCCAGCAGATATGCTAAAGCGAAATAA
- a CDS encoding amidophosphoribosyltransferase, which produces MSDALKHECGIALIRLLKPLDFYKEKYGSAFYGVNKMYLMMEKQHNRGQDGAGFASIKLNTVPGERYISRIRSNQAQPIQDIFEQINQRVNDEIKEHPEYADNTELQKKNIPYLGEVLLGHVRYGTFGKNSIESVHPFLRQNNWMHRNLIVAGNFNMTNVNRLFNNLVELGQHPKERADTVTVMEKIGHFLDDEVRKLYKKLKKEGYSKVQASPIIAEKLNVAKILRKSSKIWDGGYAMAGLMGHGDSFVLRDPAGIRPAYYYKDDEVVVVASERPVIQTVFNVPFEAVTELDPGHAIITKKNGDTSIKKIIEPLERKACSFERIYFSRGSDAEIYQERKNLGRFLMPEVLKSIKHDTVKTVFSFIPNTAETSFYGMVEAAQDELNKQKNEAILAEKDSLTDERLKEILSYRLRTEKIAIKDVKLRTFITEDSSRDDLVAHVYDVTYGVVKPDDNLVIIDDSIVRGTTLKKSIIKMMDRLNPKKIVVVSSAPQIRYPDCYGIDMARLEDLVAFRAALELHKEEGSYDIVEKVYEKCKKQVDLDDSDVQNFVKEIYEPYTDEQISDKIAALLSEDSVKAEVKVIYQSVENLHKACPKNLGDWYFTGDYPTPGGNRVVNRAFMNFYEGKKDRAY; this is translated from the coding sequence ATGAGCGATGCTTTAAAACACGAATGCGGAATTGCCCTTATCAGACTTCTTAAACCTCTGGATTTTTATAAAGAGAAATACGGAAGCGCGTTTTACGGGGTCAATAAGATGTACCTAATGATGGAAAAACAGCACAACCGGGGTCAGGATGGTGCGGGTTTTGCCAGCATCAAACTTAATACAGTTCCTGGTGAACGGTATATCAGCAGGATTCGCTCGAATCAGGCGCAACCTATTCAGGATATTTTTGAGCAGATCAATCAGCGGGTTAATGATGAGATCAAAGAACATCCTGAATATGCCGATAATACAGAACTTCAGAAAAAGAATATTCCCTATCTCGGCGAGGTGCTTTTGGGTCATGTACGCTACGGCACCTTCGGAAAGAATAGTATCGAAAGCGTGCATCCTTTTCTAAGACAAAATAACTGGATGCACCGGAACCTTATCGTTGCCGGTAATTTCAACATGACCAATGTTAACAGGTTGTTCAATAATTTGGTAGAACTTGGCCAGCATCCAAAGGAAAGAGCGGATACTGTCACGGTAATGGAGAAAATCGGACATTTTCTTGACGATGAAGTTCGCAAGCTCTACAAAAAACTGAAAAAGGAAGGATATTCCAAGGTCCAGGCTTCGCCAATAATTGCTGAAAAATTAAATGTTGCCAAAATACTTCGGAAATCATCAAAGATCTGGGACGGCGGTTATGCAATGGCCGGTTTAATGGGCCATGGTGATTCTTTTGTCCTGCGCGATCCTGCAGGAATAAGGCCCGCCTATTATTATAAAGATGATGAAGTGGTGGTGGTAGCTTCAGAAAGGCCTGTGATCCAAACTGTGTTCAATGTTCCTTTTGAAGCCGTGACCGAATTAGATCCGGGACATGCTATCATCACGAAAAAAAATGGTGATACCTCTATTAAAAAGATCATTGAGCCGCTGGAAAGAAAAGCCTGTTCTTTTGAGCGAATTTATTTTTCACGCGGAAGCGATGCTGAAATTTACCAGGAAAGAAAAAATCTGGGAAGGTTTCTAATGCCCGAGGTGTTAAAGAGCATCAAGCACGATACAGTGAAGACGGTTTTCTCATTTATACCCAATACAGCTGAAACTTCTTTTTACGGAATGGTCGAAGCCGCTCAGGATGAGCTTAATAAACAAAAAAATGAAGCGATCCTTGCTGAAAAGGATAGCCTTACTGATGAACGCCTGAAGGAAATTTTATCTTACCGGCTTCGTACCGAAAAAATCGCCATAAAAGACGTAAAACTGCGAACTTTCATCACAGAAGATAGCAGCCGCGATGATCTCGTGGCGCATGTATATGATGTAACATACGGAGTTGTAAAGCCCGATGACAATCTTGTGATCATTGATGACAGTATCGTTCGTGGGACTACTCTTAAAAAGAGTATCATCAAAATGATGGATCGACTTAATCCGAAAAAGATAGTGGTTGTTTCTTCGGCTCCACAAATTCGATATCCCGATTGTTACGGAATCGATATGGCAAGGCTGGAAGACCTCGTTGCTTTTCGGGCTGCTCTTGAACTTCATAAAGAAGAAGGATCTTATGATATAGTAGAAAAAGTTTATGAGAAATGTAAGAAGCAGGTGGACCTTGATGATAGTGATGTTCAGAATTTTGTGAAAGAAATTTATGAGCCCTATACCGATGAACAAATATCTGATAAAATAGCTGCTTTACTCAGTGAGGACTCGGTAAAGGCTGAAGTAAAGGTGATCTACCAAAGTGTTGAGAATTTGCATAAAGCCTGCCCTAAAAATCTGGGTGACTGGTATTTTACAGGAGATTATCCTACTCCGGGAGGAAATCGCGTGGTAAACCGTGCTTTTATGAATTTCTATGAGGGTAAAAAGGACCGCGCCTATTAA